GCGTCGCGGGGCTTCTCACTCATTGCACGGGCCTGCATCACGAACGCTTTGGATCCCGTCCTCGCACGAAGTAAGCAGCGGTTATCGCAGCTAGAAAAATTCGAACATGAACCGGCGACGGCTGCACAGTGAAAACGACCCCGACCCGTTGCGCGCGCCGAGGTCGCTATTCCAACGCTCTCGGGTCGGGAGGAAATGTTTAACTCGGGAGAAGTTGGCTCAGTCGAGTGGTGAAAGCATCGAGGCCGGCACCTTGTTACCCTGCGGGCACTCTGTTCGCTCGGTGGGCCGGAACCGGATTGAGGCATCTGCGGCCAGCCCACCCCGTCTCATGAATTGGGCCAAATTAGCGTCCGATGACCATTCCACGTAGCGAACGCCCGCAAAGGCAAGCGCTGCCACGACGAGAATCCCGGCCACCGAAGTGGCGATTGTTCCCGTCCAGTTCTCGCTGCTGAATAGTGGCATCGCGATTCTCCCGACACCGAAGTCACACCGTCCTTAGGCCGGCTCGCGATTTTAGAATGTGAACGGCCTCACATCTCACGCGCACGTGATGCTTAGGACAGGGCCAGGACTGAAGGGCCCACCTTGGCATGGGCTCTGCGTTTAGTTTGATGGGGGATTTCAGCGTCCCAGTTCAGGAAGAAAACGCCGCGGGCCGTGTATTTTTGAGACCGGCGGCGCATTTTCTTGGGACTATGCACGCGGAGTCTTTAAGCGATTCCAGCACAGCCCGAGCCCGAGCAGGCAAGGGATCCTCGTCGAAAACAGCATGTAGGCGCGCCGCCCGACGGCCGATTAGCGAATCTTCTCAAACTGCTGGTGGTGTTCGTTTGCTTGGGCGCCATTGTGCAACGCCTGCTCGTATGACTTATTGAGCGGTGCCAATATTGAAAAACTTTCCTCCCGGAAGCCAGCTAGGCCGAATTGAGTGGCTCGGGATATTGGAGAGGTAAACCTGTCATCGATAGCGAAAACTTATCCAGCATTTTGATTTCCGCTGGTTGGATGTTGCCATCTGCCTCCATCACTCGAGCGCATGCAGCCAACGTTCCTAGATCGCCACCGGCTGATGCTGGTGATTTCTGCCGGCGGGCGGTTTGCATGCGGTCGTCCCAGCGCTCGGCCGGGGCCTTGTTATCTTGGCTTTGGGACCCGCGGCGCGGTGGCAAAGCGCAGACCTAGAACTGCGGCTCTCAGCCGCGCCGCTGCTTCGCTGCGGCTCATTTCAACGGCCCGGCGACAGTGTAGCAGCCCTTCGCAATGAGCATCTGCAGAGTGTCATCTTCCGCGGGATTCCACGGTCGATTCATTGACCTCGTGATTCAGATCAGGTCTTTGAGGCCAATTGATACTGGTGAGCTTTCTCCGGCAGCGCGTCTCCGACTGGACCAGGCGGAAGAAGAGCAGCCTGCCTTCGCGCTTCCCGTGCACATTCAGTGCTCATTTCTTGTTTTCTCGTCATGGTTCGCCTCCAGCTCCTTGCGGACGACCGCGGCAGAATTCCCGACTTTATCGACGACCTTACGAAGCTCTTCCTTTGAGACACCTAGCGCATGAGCCCAGCATTTCATTTGGTCGCGCGCATCCAGATTGATCTTTGAGCGCTCGAACTGATCTTTCTTCGTGAGTCTGTGCATTTCTCAAACAACACGAGCCTGAGCGCTACGTTCCTAACCAAGAATTGCAGGCCCGATGCGTATGTCAGGATGTGTCTAAATAACAAAGGCGGCATGGAAACGACCGGTTCACGAAAAGCCGACGCCAAGTATAAAACGCCGTTTGCGCCACCCTGGACCGATACGGAAGTCAAGCAGCTTCGGTCGCTGGCGGGGGCCAACACTCCCAAAGGTGTTACCAGCCTTAAGTTGGAGAGACCGAAAGGGTCGATCGCGAGCAAATGCGCAGCGTGAGGGCATCTCGCTGCGACCGATCAACCGCTCACCTATAACCAACGCAGGGAGATTGCGCGGCGCTAGTTCTTGGTTTCGAGGTCGTCGGTCTGTTCGCAGAGATGTCCACCGGGCCTGATCAGAAGCAACTACGGAACGGCCTTCGGCGGGCTTTTTTCCCGCGCTGCCCGCCATTTCTTGCGCCAGCGCCACTCTGATCGAGAAGCACGAAATCCACCGCAAGCGTAAGGCTGGGCTGTCAGGCGAGCGTCGCGGACAAATGGCAGCCGCACTCGACTCCGCCGGCGCCGCGTTAGGATCGGTCGGAAAGATGGCGTTTGCCGGCGTGTTCTGGCTGACGGTGGAGAAGAGCGTGCCCGGCGCTTTCGTCGCCGCCTCGCTTGCTTGGCTGGTTGTCTCGGTTGCGGCCTGGCACGCGTGGCGCGAGATGAGGTCGGTTCGCAGATCAATCACTTGCAAACAACAAGGCGGCCCGCCGTGGTGGAGGCCTTGGCGTTGACTCCTTTGCGTAGCGCCACTCTGTTGAGCTTGATATTCGCGGCCTTCTCCTCGTTCAAGTTTGTCGCGAGGAAGCGCACGATGTTGTCGTGGCCCAGTTCCTCAGCCCGGGCAATCAGCGTCCCGGAGCGGCACATCCCGCCTCGTCAATTTGCTTGGAAAAGCCGGCATGGAGGCCTGGGGAGACATTCCGCGCGATATCCAGGAGGCGCTGTTCGAGAGGGCGAGCGCAGTGGCGGGCGCGAGGAACTTGCGCGATTGCTGCACGATCGTCATCCGTGAGCGGGCATCCGGCGGAGCGCTACGAACGGGGCGGTCCCGCCGGACGTCAACCGGTGGGGCGTGTCAACGATCGGGACGAGTTTGGGCCGCCTGCTTCACCGATCCCGACCGCAAAAGCGAAAAGAAGCCGGCTTGGCTACTAAGGAGACGCTAGGCCTCCATCCGTCAGCTTTCTCACGGCATTGATGAGCTCGTCCGGGTGATAAGGCTTCTGCAACACAAGGCTCCCCGGAACCGGACGCGGCGACACAGGTGAGAAACCGGTCGCGTAGACTACTGGTAGTTGAGGGTCAAGTTCCCGACAGAGTTCGGCAACCTGCCATCCATCGAAGGGGCCGGAAAGTTTGACGTCGGTGATCAGCAGGTTGGCGATCCGCTGGCGGCACCACTTCAGGGCTTCTTCGCCGTCGGCGGCCGGGATTACGTGATAGCTTTCCTCGCGCAATGTCTCGACGACGAATTCACGGACCAACGGATCGTCTTCCACGACCAGAATGATCACTTGCGGCATAGTTCGAGCTCGTTGATTTAATACGATTCTCGAACCGCCCAGGCGTTAGGCAGTTCCGAACTTTGACTCGGAAAATCCTTCAACCTCGATACCGGTAGCATCTCCTCAGCCGAGGTCGTCCCGCAGGCCTTTGAAAAGCGCTCGAACTAGCCTTTGCCGTTGCGGTTGGCGAATCTGGCTTTTCCGAAGCCCGTGCCGATCGTTGACGCGCCCCAGCGTTTCACGTCCTTGATGAAGGGGACTTGCGAGAGGCCCTGCACGACGCCGTCACTATGCATGACGATGACGGTGTCATGCTTGCCGATATTCGGAATGGCCACCATGAGGCTGGCTGGCAGGTTGAACTTGTGGCTTTCCCAGTCGCCAGGCGAGTTCTGGGCGCCTTTCTCGAGCGACCCGTGGCGCGCGACGCCCTGGGTGGATAGGGCGGCGCTTCATCGACTATGCGGACGCGCTAGAGGGGATCTTGGTTTATTGGCGGCTGTGAGTTTTGTACAAAGGTCGCCTAGCCACAGGCGATCGCGGAAGATCCCCAAATTCGGATGAGGCGTAGTCTCGACCTTCCGGTGTTACGATGTGAATGTCGTAACACGATCCCGAAAGCTCCTTGGCCTTCCTCAGAGCTGCCTCGGGAGTAGCTCGTCGGTAGACGATCTCACCGAACTTGCACCTAGCCTTTACGGTGAAGCTCATCTTTCTTCTTCTTCTTATTCCGTTTGACGACTTCTGCCTGCGCTCTGAAGGCTTCAGCCAGAGTTTTCATTTGATTTGCCGCGAACTCGTCGACCGTCCGCCCCGCCGCTCGCTCAGCAGTCTCGGCCTGCTTCTTGAGGTCCTTGGCAACACCCATAACCACTAACTTTCGAGGCTATGACGGAGTTCCTTCCGGACTTTTCATTCCCGGTTTTGCTATAAATATCGTCACGATTTTCGCGGCTGAGAGATGCGGGACATCGGATTGTCCGGGTGAGATCGAGCGCATGTGCGTCCAGGTCAGGCGGCAGACGAAGGAGATCCTGACGCTGCAGCGGGCAGCGATCTTGATCGCTTCGGACGAAGCACTGCTCCAGCGCATGCTCAGCTAAGTGGACGTGCTCTGCGCTGCTCGGGATGAGACGGCGTTGCCCAAGCCCAAGGGGGGTGCTCGGTGGGAAAACGTGTCGACAGAGCCGCTTCGGTACTTCCAGGCGCAGACGATCAATGGACAAAGGCTCTGGCCGAAGTCTGCGCCAGGGCGTATCGAGGGCGGTACTATCACCATCCAGGTGCTAATCGGGAATTCTTCTCGAACCTGCCGCAGAGCGATCAGAAGGGACGATGTCCCCTGATTCTGGCTCCCTCGTCACGAGCAACTGCTTTTGAATTCTCCAGTCGGAATAGCTGTAGAGTCCCGCCCAATGGTGAAGGGGCTTGCCGCATCCCTCGCATCGGAAGGTACCAGAGTCGAGCGCAGGAGCAGGGCCACGCTCTTGGGCAACAGCATAAACGGTGACGCACTCGGGACAAGAAAAGTAGACGATCATCGAACTCCCTTCGAGCATCCGATCCGATCTAGCGCGTTAGCCGTGGGATTCAGGAACTCGCTGCTCTTCGATGTCGCCGGCGATGACGGTGGGTGCAAAAGAAGTCTATCTCTCCGATGCGACCGCGGGATGTTGAAAGCAGGTTAAAGCGAATGCCCACCGGGCGGTCCCGGCGGGCATCGTTTCACATCGTCGTGTGCTTGCGGTGCTTATGGGACCGGCCTGATGTCCTCATGCCGGATCCGCCGCGTTCCTTGGTGTCGTTGAGAGTGGCGCCAGGATTCG
This Bradyrhizobium sp. CCBAU 53421 DNA region includes the following protein-coding sequences:
- a CDS encoding response regulator, producing MPQVIILVVEDDPLVREFVVETLREESYHVIPAADGEEALKWCRQRIANLLITDVKLSGPFDGWQVAELCRELDPQLPVVYATGFSPVSPRPVPGSLVLQKPYHPDELINAVRKLTDGGLASP
- a CDS encoding DUF3606 domain-containing protein; the protein is MHRLTKKDQFERSKINLDARDQMKCWAHALGVSKEELRKVVDKVGNSAAVVRKELEANHDEKTRNEH